GGGCGTCGAGCTCGGGCTCATCTTCTGCTGCGGGGTCTTCAACCCCGTCTACGCCACCTACCGCCTCGAGCGCACCGCGACTGACCGGATCACCCGCACACTGTCCGCCTGGACCGTGACGACCAAGGCCTCGACCGCGCTCCTGACGGCCGTCTGGGGCGTGCTGGGCGGCCTGCTCGGCGCGCGTACGGCCATTGGCCTGGCCGGCGTGCTCCTGCTGGCGACCCCGTTGCTGCTTCCCCGCCGCGCGGCAGCGCCTCTCGCCGAGCCGGAGCCGGAGCCGGCGTCGAACCGCGCCTGACGGACCGCCAGCGCCGTCACCGTGAAGCCGTCTGCGGCTCGGCGAGCAGGACCTCGTGCGGTCGCCGCCATACGCCGATCCCGTTCCACTCCCGCAGCCGACGCCGCTCACGCTGAGGCAACAGGGGTTCCAGGAGCTTTCAGGGTCGATCCGTCTTGATGTGTCAGCTCTTGCAAGAGCCTGTGATCGCATCCCCGGGATCGTGCTGTGCTTGCCAACCGTGGATCAGTAGGTCGAACACCGTCTCCACGGTCGCGCGTGCATCGTGTCGGCCCTTGGCCAAGGTCGGGACTTCCAGGACGAACCGTGCGAGTGCTGAGCATGCGAGATCATCCGCTGCGCGGCCGAGCTCCTCCGCGATGACGGCGCTGAGGGTGCCCGCGTGCCGCATCCACATACGCTCCGCGTACTCGCGGAGCGCGGGTGTCCGGTCCACCAGCGCGGTGAGTTGATGCAGACGTGGATCCGACGCGATCGGCACCCAGGACGTCAGCGCGTGGGCGCGGAGCGCCTCGACCACGCTCTGGTCCTTGGGCCGTTCACGGACGGCGGCGGTCAGCTCTGCCTCGACTTCCTCCTCGCGGTCGAAGACCAGTGCCTCCTTGCTCGGGAAGTGCGCGAAGAGGGTCGTCGTCGATACGTCGGCTCGTTCGGCGATGTCGCGGACGCTCGCTTGTTCGAAGCCGTGTTCCAGGAACAGGTCCAGCGCAGCGTCGGCGATGGCCTGCCTCGTCGCCGCCTTCTTGCGCTCGCGACGGCCAACGGTCGGAGAG
This portion of the Streptomyces mirabilis genome encodes:
- a CDS encoding TetR/AcrR family transcriptional regulator, with translation MPDSPTVGRRERKKAATRQAIADAALDLFLEHGFEQASVRDIAERADVSTTTLFAHFPSKEALVFDREEEVEAELTAAVRERPKDQSVVEALRAHALTSWVPIASDPRLHQLTALVDRTPALREYAERMWMRHAGTLSAVIAEELGRAADDLACSALARFVLEVPTLAKGRHDARATVETVFDLLIHGWQAQHDPGDAITGSCKS